The Misgurnus anguillicaudatus chromosome 23, ASM2758022v2, whole genome shotgun sequence sequence CTTTGTTGTTGTGGATATCGCTGTTGTTTCGCTTGGTACACATTTTTTCAAAGTTTACATCCTAAAAGtgcccaaacaaaaaaatgagcACCGAAAGAGAGGCTTTTATCAAATAATGGTTTGTTTTTCATCAAACTTTTTGTATGCCTTCATGACACTTAAAATGTATGGCACGAttaagtgtttgtttgtttttttatatgggTCTTTTTGAAGGTTGAAGAGTTGGTCACCATCCACTCCCATAATAATCTAAAACCTTTCAGGCTTTCAGATGACCCAAAAGGGTTAAATACAAACTTCACTTGACTTTTTAAGTGTCCCGAAGACATTTACTCTCCTACTTTCTTGTTCTGGATATCGCTGCTGTTTTAGTTActacacattattttaaagtaaacatCTTAAAGCTGCCTAAACAAGAGAATGTGCACTGAAAGTGAGACTTTTATCAAATAATGgattatattttagtttgtttttcacTAAACACTTTTGTATGCTTTTAGGACACTTCAATATACGGCATGAGTTGagtgaagttacttttttaaaaaacatttgggTCTTTTTGAAGGTAAAGAGTCGGACACCATCCACTCCCATAGTAACCTGAAACCCTTCAAGCTTCCAGATGACCCAAAAGAGTTCAATAAAATATATGACACAAGTCGATTTTAAAGTGTCCTAAAAACATTTCCTCTTCTACTTTCTTGTTGTGGATATCGCTGTTGTTTCACTTGGTACACATTTTTTCAAAGTTTACATCCTAAAAGTGCCCAAACAAAAGAATGTGCACCGAAAGAAAAACTTTTATCAAATAATGGTTTGTTTTTCACCAAACTTTTTTGTATGCCTTCATGACACTTTAAATATATGGCATGAGTCCagtgaagttactttttttaaaaaacatttgggTCTTTTTGAAGGTTAAAGAGTCGGACACCATCCACTCCCATAGTAACATGAAAATCTTCAAGTTTCCACATGACCCAAAAGAGTAAAATACAAACTTCACTTGACTTTTTAAGTGTCCCGTAGACATTTACTCTCCTACTTTCTTGTTCTGGATATCACTGTTGTTTTAGTTgctaaacattattttaaagtaaacatCTTAAAGCTGCCTAAACAAGAGAATGTGCACTATGgattatattttagtttgtttttcaccaaactgttttggatgcttttaggaCACTTCAAATATACGGCATGAGTCGAGTGAAgtaacattttaagtttacactcttcatttgcgcgtgaaagcaACACTTGCAAAATCTGCATTTCGGCTCCGGAGAACATAGCAAGACAAATtaaacatgagggtgagtaaataatgacaaagtaAACAAAACCTTTTAAAGCATTACTGCAAATccttaaaagaaaaacaaaagtaTGGACTTGTGAAGCATTCAAGTGAATCGTTCCCTTTTGTCAATCACACTTCCACACAAAGACAATATCAACTCTCACCCTTACATGAACCTCATCTCAGACAGCAGCAGAATTTCATTTGCGTATGTGGGCCGCGTGTAGACAAAAACGGGCCTGGCGGCACCGTCCCCAACTGAAGCCAATCTCATTCCCTCTTTGACCCGGTTCCGTACGAACAGCTTTCTGGACACGTCGTTCTTTAGCGCTTTTCCCATGTATATAGATGGATACAGAGCCGTGCTCTCTGTCCAGAGCCACTTCAGCTGGTCGTTTCTTGTTACCTCCACATCTGGACAACGTCCTGTGTAATTCACCTGCTGGTAGTTGTGGTTGTAACAGTCAGGAAATAGGTAGAACCCCCACAGCTGATGGGGCCGCAGGCTCTTTGCTAGTCTGAGAGTCTCCAACATGAATTGTCGGGCAGAAAGTTCAAAGTCCTGCTGGGCTACTTTGGCCACCTGATCTGGGGTCCAGGTCGGGTTCTTCTGCGAGACTAAAAGTCGGGATTGGTTGCGGTAAATGTCTTTAGGCGCCCAGTTACGTATCCAAAGGGGCCGCCACTCCTCCCAGTCAATCACGGCGAGACCTTTGGACATTGGGTCCTTGATGTACTTGTTGAGACCTTCCGGCATCTTTTCTAGATGCTGTGTAAGACTGGCAGTCTGAGGAAGCCCTCCGTTGACTTCCACGCCGTCTGTTTTGTAATACGGGTACAAACCCAAGCGGTCCGTGTAGAAGATGGTGAGATTTTGCTTTGTAAAGCCCTCGTTCGGAGACGCCACGATCTGGAACTGGTCGAGCTGGAAGGTGATTTCATGGCGAGGCCTGCAGTCTTCGGTGGGGGCGTTCCAAGCCAACAGCAGAGGCTTGCCGGAATACAGCGGCCATCTAGTGTTTTTTAATACCTGAGCTTGTAAACAGGTCCAGACGTGCATCAAGAAGAGAATCTGCAGCCAGGAAATAGGTTGACGTCGGGCCCCCGCAGGAGGTCGCGTGACGTTATCCATGTCAGACCTGAAAACACAAAACAGCTTGTGAACATCTCAAATGTCAATCTGAGAGTTGGAGACCATTATGTGTCATCCTGTGATTTGTGAACCGCCTATATAGAGTTTTATAGTTATTTTGACTTATGCTGCCATAATATGGTGGCATTACAAGGCTTTGAGAGTAtctatagagagagagagagagagagagagatattgtGGGGGGTTGTgggatctatctatctatctatctatctatctatctatcgagTGAGAGATAGTGTGGGGGTTTGTGGGaactatctatccatctgtctgtctatctatctatgtttCTATCTAtgtttctatctatctatctgtttcTATCTATCTGTTTCTATCTATCcgtttctatctatctatctatctatctatcgtgaCAGATAGATACTGTGGGGGTTTGTGGGacctatctatccatctgtctgtctatctatctatgtttctatctatctatctgtttctatctatctgtctctatctatctatctatctatctatctatctatctatctatctatctatctatctatctatctatctatctatctatctatctatctatctatcgaaTGAGAGAGAGATACTGTGGGGGTTTGTGggacccatccatccatctatctatccatccatccatctatctatcaataTGTCGTGAGAGAGAGATACTGTGGGGGGTTGTGggacccatccatccatctatcgagatagagagagagagggagagagggagagaaagaaagagagatatTGTGGGGGTTTGTGGaacccatctatctatctatctatctatctatctatctatctatctatctatctatctagagagagagagagagagagagagagatactgTGGAGGTTTGTGGGacctatccatctatctgtctgtctgtctgtctgtctatatatcgtGGGGGTTTGTGGGacctatctatatatctatcgaGAGAGAgaacaacacaacacaaataaatgtagtaAATATAAACTACTGTAtaatcagagagagagagagagagagagagagagagagagagagagagacatataGATAAATACcctgatagatagacagaaagacagatggaTAAAGACCCTGGAAaggataaaaaaaactttaagtgAATATAAACTACAGTACACATCACAACATTCATACTTTTGTTACATTGTTGCACTCTTTTCTGATTCATTGTTACGTTGTTGCATAGCCTATTACAAAAACACTTCCTCTTTAAACACACGGGACAGTTACACAAAGTAACAGTAAACCAtatttcatcttaaaaaaaacatactgaCCTGCACAGATCGGACTGAATCCGTTAAGCACGCCGGTCCgatcacacacacaaatcaCCACAAAGCGTTCATCTATCCATCTGTTTGATAACGAAACCTCATAACGACGAACAAACCGAGCTATTTCTATACCAAACCCACTGTTATCATGGTTTAAAACTCTTTAAAATCGCGTTGTGCCTTGCCACCGATCGAAAGACCACCAGCTGGATCATCTGACTGAATGATAAAACGTGTAGAGATTTTGGCCCACGTATTATTCCATATTGTTGTGGCTAGAGGGGTGCGAGTTAAACTAAACTATGCACGGTTTTTTATAACATAAGTTTAATACCCATTCATAGCGTATTTTATAATATAAGTAAGATTTCGTTGTTTACAAAGCGTTTttagtctttactgtatgatttTAGAGCCGGTTGTTGGTAAATCTCTTATTCTGGTCACCCCTATTACATTGATTTGGTTTCGCCCGCGTTTCTCCGCTGGGGATGAAGAAGCGTTTCTTCATTTCTTCATTTTATTACGTTTCTTCTTCTCACTtcatttcaatttaaaaatattactcataaacagattatttttaggTTAAATTAGTTTATCGTTTTTACTTCCGTTTCGTCACATCAAAGAAAGCGGAACTAACAGTAAAAGTAAATGGTTTTACAAGTCCCAAAGTACgactgtgtgtgcgcgcgcgtgagTATAATTGAATAATATGGTAATGATTTAGCATCGTGGTATACACCAAAGTGGCAAAAATTACTAtatttactataataaactgtagtaaaattcATAGATACTATAGTATATATTAAAATCTActagtatttactacagtttattcATTTACAATAGTTTATACTACGGaatatacataaaaatgtagtcattactataatatactacagtatactacagtttattacatttataaatacCGAAGTATACTACAGTTGATCAATTCACTATATTTAAAACTACAGAATACTATAGTACACATTACTAAAGTGTAGTACTTACTattatatactacagtatactacaattCACTATAGCTTACTATAGTAAACACTAAACTATAATACAGTATTTACCAGAGTTTATTAATTCACCATAGTTAATACTACAAAATACTATACAGAATATACTGTatagtatacattaacaaagtgtggtttgttactgtaatatattactgtaatatactaAATAATACtacaatttactatagtaaatagtAAAATATACTACATTTGGGTTAGACTGCACTATTGGGCAATTTTAGATTTGATGTTACGTAACAATTCCTCTGAAGCTGGAAAGATTGACATAAACCTTTAAGAGACGGGAAGTCAGTCAGCTGAACTCAGACCTGTTTCCTGTGGCATTGAAGCCCATCCTGTGTGCTGACTTGCATACAACTGACCATGAATGAAACCCAATGAACCCTTCAAACAGATGATGTAGACAACATTTGTAAACTTAACAATACAGTGTCATGTGAACAACATTTTCCCCTGATAACTCACATGCTTATGTTTCACTGGGTTGTTTTAAGCCAAGGTTGGGTAAATGGACAAGCGCCCAACTAGTAGGTTGAGGAAACCAAGAAAAAGTCCCAACATGGTTTAAAACAACCAAACATATAGGTTAATtctaacccaacagttgggtatgtccatattttacccaaccatgatttaaaacaaaccaactttGTCGACTTTCTGCTTTTGAGCCCCATTTAAGACTTTGAAAGACTTTGGGATTGACATGAGAATAAATTACAAGTTTCGTTTGAAAGATCTTCTCCATGGGTAACAGATTACCCCAATTCTTCTTTACGCATGCTAATGTTACTATTCACCCAACTGCATCGGTCATTGGCCAGAACAAAAGCTTATTCAGTCTCAAACTATGAAGCCCTATAGAAAGCCCATAGCATAAAAACCCAGTTTCCATGTGTTACAATGAAGAGGGCTGTAATGATGTCTTGCGGTCAGTACTATAGGCGCGTATAATAAGTTGGAAGGTTGCGGGGGGCGTGCTGAGGGAAAACCACCCGCAGCTGCAGGCCAAAAAGTCAACTTTGATGTCGCCTTTGAAGGGCAGACGTCATGAAAATTAAATCTATGTGAATACTCTTCGGCATAGCACACCAGGAGCCGCGTCTAAATGTATGTGTGCAGTATTTTGATTGTATTTGTCTTGCGAATGACGAATGTGGACACGTGAAGTGTTTGCCTCTGTCCACAGCGGGAGAGGGACATTCCATCGTGGAGTCCCGCTCCGGGCGAAATACCTCGCTCCCAACCACATCTTGTACTAATAAAGGATTTAAAGAGCTAACCAAGACCTTACAGCCTCTTATAAACATAGGAGCAGATCTAACAGCTGCATGCTATTTTTTACCGCTCATGTCTCATTATGGGAAATAAATATGCAAAATCTGAGTTTGACAGGTGTTTGTTGCCTGATGTTTGAGTTTATTCTCCATGAGAGAGCCGTGGTTTAAAGGGATGGTATacccaaaattctgtcatagtTCACTCCAAAACCGTGTGATTTACTTCTCTGGATGTTCGGAATTTTCCACACAATGAAAGTGAAGCCGGGCTCCAAAAAGTTACATAAAGTAGACTAACATAAACCACAAAGTACTTTCAGTACACGTTTCTGTTCTTCATCTTCTGAAGTAGGGGTcgacttatatatatatttttttttagggctAATGTCGATATCGAATATTACAAATCAATTAGACCGATAACCAATATTTTGAACCGATTTATATGTCTGGTGTAAATATCAAGGACTCTAAATATCAAAAATGCTCTTTAAAGGTGTAATGTAGgttttttagcggcatctactggtgagattgcaaattgcaatcAACTTCCATTTCGAAGCACGAGAAGCTACGTTAGCCgttacaggacaaacatgtttcTCAGGATGTCTGAACCAACGTAGGAACGAAACATGCTTTTTAAAAcggtttgtccgtttagggctcctgtagaaacatggcggcaacTTTCATGTAAGGGAACCCGCGGTGTAGattaaaaacggctcattctaaggtaataaaaacaatatagttcattatgtaaggtctttatacactattgataatatagttatgtatattttattgcatttctgccaagagatcctcctaaaagttacacattgcacctttaagtgatattaataaaaaatcgGATAGGCTTGCATTGCTCTAGGCTGGTGGTGTATAACgcatttaaaaacgttttttacCGATAACCATAAAAatgcttaaagagcacctatttcattgttaaaaaaaaactttttgtgtgtatttgttataatacaatgtgttcgcgaggtttatggtaaaaaaatctaatttttgtagctccagatttcactctcttcctaaaacgcacggatttgaaacgctgattggccagctaatctgtacaaagtgattggcctgaatacctctgacatcagccagTAATGTGACCCTccctaccatgtttgaaagattcgcccacaatgcaatgctaacaggagttaactcatgggctgtgagtccgaagcgacaggagttatgataatgtcggtcttgtctacatcaatCCCAAGAAGTAAAcagttgcctacaatctgtgtttgttgtagtccaagaataGAGATTTACTTGTTCTCATTTTTTACGATgtatgtaaaaacgtgaatcggacaataggtgctctttaatatcgGCTAGGCCAATAATTGATCGATCCCTATTCTGAACTCATCATAAATGATAAACGTCATGAGTCTCACACCTTGAATAAACACAAGCTTGTTGTATAACGataatggggcagtttcccagacagggtgtAGTAGATTAATCCAAAACGgacttagttaaattaagacatttaagGAGTTTTTACAAATATACCTTACATAACAAAAActagtgtgcatcttgagacaaaacaacgaCACTGATATATCTTAAGATACGTCagggcaagatgtttttaaattaaggccgCTTAAACATGCTTCTTAGTCTGGGATTAtgataaaccctgtccgggaaatttttcaattaaaaaattttttttattgtaagcTATTGTATGGCTCTGAAAGACACTTTTAGGGTATTTCATTggtgcttttttgttattgaaaCTAAACAGGCCCAGTCTCTATTTACTTTCATTGTATGAAAAAGTGTATCATGAATAATCCCCCTATTTTCACGTTTTTTTCACAGAAGAAAAACAAATTGATTTGCGGTTGTAAAGGGTGAATATAAATGACAAATTGTGTCAAATTTAAAGCTTTTCTTTAGGTTAACTTAGGGTTAATTTATTTAACCAACAATTGGGTTTGTCCACTCAGCATTTGTATTTTGCATAAATAGGACCTTGTGATATTCAATCTAAATATGATATTAAGAGCATCAAAGTATGAAGATTATaacattactcagtcaatattaaagatatcaagattatattttcacacaatgttcatttcattatgtaggtttatttaatgtagaaaacaataaatcacaacaAATGACATTAGCTGGGTTTACACACATATAGTTGTTAGAAATATAGctaacataaaaacatttttaaatcttCAGACAATTATTTTAACTATTGAAAATATCCTTatatttaatttacaaaaaaaaaagttgacattgAAGCTTCTACTCACCGTATttaaagtctctctctctctctctctctctctcagcagtCTACCTCTTTGTATGAGCAGATGTCCACCTGCTTCTGCTCGCGTATCACTGAACACACAATTGCTCCGACTGTCTGTTTTTATCTTGGAGAGACCACACCTCTGTACCTCCTACACATTCCTGTCCATGTCACCAACTCGTCACCAGTGCGGGCGATAAGCCAGACTTCAGTCGTTTGATGTACTGTTTGTGTGATTAAGGATTGAATTTGAGTGGTTAGACTGATCTTAGATCAGCCCCTGCAGCAGACCCCAGGCAGCCCCTGGTTCTGGTTGCCAAGGTGATATGAAAAACTTCAGTGTCTGAGTTTGTAAAGTTATTAGTCCGATAGATCAACCGAGAAAACTTTGAAgcattatttctctttttaggtttatatatatatatatatatgcatttatccaaagtgacttacagtgcattcaatctatatCTATTTCTTTTAtcaatatatgtgtgtgtttctttatcGAGCCCATGACTTTTGTGTAGCAAACcagtttgttttaattacagTAA is a genomic window containing:
- the hyal2b gene encoding hyaluronidase-2; this translates as MDNVTRPPAGARRQPISWLQILFLMHVWTCLQAQVLKNTRWPLYSGKPLLLAWNAPTEDCRPRHEITFQLDQFQIVASPNEGFTKQNLTIFYTDRLGLYPYYKTDGVEVNGGLPQTASLTQHLEKMPEGLNKYIKDPMSKGLAVIDWEEWRPLWIRNWAPKDIYRNQSRLLVSQKNPTWTPDQVAKVAQQDFELSARQFMLETLRLAKSLRPHQLWGFYLFPDCYNHNYQQVNYTGRCPDVEVTRNDQLKWLWTESTALYPSIYMGKALKNDVSRKLFVRNRVKEGMRLASVGDGAARPVFVYTRPTYANEILLLSEMDLVSTIGESVALGVAGVIFWGDSTYASSQANCKTLNDYLRGPLGRYLLNVTSAAEQCSRNLCNFHGRCLRRQSDTDTYLHLSPNTHSIERQGNVLKVSGQMGTEELNRLQKEFQCQCYNGYIGEDCNLNVLGNRGMVFWTTWIQVLLLPLVLLGFLH